A window of Chryseobacterium aquaeductus genomic DNA:
TGTAAACGCATCAAATATCGAAAAAGACTGGAATCACATTTCAAAATACAATACTTTCGGAGCAAAAATGACCAATGCTTCAGATGAAATGTCTCTTTTGGCAGTTCAGGGTCCGAAAGCAACTGAAATTCTTCAAAAACTGACAGAAACTAATTTATCTGAAATTCCATATTATCATTTTACAGTAGGTTCAGTAGCTGGAGTGAATGATGTAATTATCTCAAATACAGGTTATACAGGAAGTGGTGGTTTTGAAATTTATTTTAAAAATGAAAATGCAGAACAGCTTTGGGACGAGATTCTGAAAGCCGGAAAAACTGAAGGAATGATCCCATGCGGATTGGCTGCGAGAGACACTTTGAGACTAGAAAAAGGTTTTTGCTTATACGGGATGGATATTGATGATACCACATCACCTATCGAAGCAGGATTGGGCTGGATCACAAAGTTTGATAAAGATTTTCTATCTAAAGATATTTTCGCAAAACAAAAAGAAGAAGGTGTTACGAGAAAATTAGTTGGTTTTGAATTAACTGATAAAGGAGTTCCAAGACATGACTATGCTGTTGTAGATGCACAAGGTAATGTAATTGGAAAAGTAACTTCAGGAACACAATCTCCGATGAAAAAGATCGGTTTGGGAATCGCTTATGTAGATAAACCTCATTTCAAATTGGGAACTGAAATTTTCATTCAGGTAAGAAATAAAAATATTCCTGCGAAAGTTACGAAAATGCCTTTCGTTTAATAATTACTTTTTTCAAAAATTTCTTTAATCTAAAAAACCACAGATTTGATCTGTGGTTTTTACTTTTTCTGACAAGAATTTTAATTATTTCCGTTGAAATGTGCTCTTAAATTTTCAATGTTTTTCTTATCGTTTCCAATAAAAATCTCAGTATCAGTTAAAAAAACCGGACGCTTCAAAAAGGTGTAATGATCTAATAACAATTCTTTAAAATCATCTTCGCCCATTGTCTTCAAATCAAGTTCTCTCAATTTAATCTGAGTAGATTTTTTACTGAACAAGTCCTCATAAGAACCTGTAATTTTATGCATCGCTTCCACTTCTTCCTGAGTGATCGGTTCTTTCTTTATTTCGCGCATCTCCCAGTCTCTCAGATCAAATTTTGCTAAAATTTTTCTGCAAGTGTCACAACTATTAAGATAAAATACTTTCTTCATCTATATATATATTAATTATTTTTTTAAGTTTTAAGTTCTGAATTCTATATTATTACAAGATACCACTTTTAATTGGAAAAAGACTCATTTAATTTCAGTTTCTGCTATTTAATGAATATCTTTATTAAAATTTAAAAAATATGGATAACAAGCCTGTTATTTTTCAGTTTATTTCAGAGCCTTCAGACGTGAACTACGGAGGAAATGTGCATGGTGGAAGTGTGATGAAATGGATTGATCAGGCAGGATATGCCTGCGCAACAACATGGAGCGGAAATTATTCGGTAACTGTATATGTTGGTGGAATTCGTTTTTATGAACCCATCAAAATCGGAGAAATCGTAAAAGTTGAAGCACAAGTTATCTATACAGGCTCGTCGAGTATGCATATTTCTATCAATGTGTTCTCCCGCAACATTAAACAACCCATCTTTGATAAGAAAACGCATTGTATAATTGTTTTCGTTGCTGTCGATGAAAATGGTAAAAAACTTCCTGTTCCCAAATGGATACCAGTAACGAATGAAGAAAAACAACAAGAAATGTATGCAAAACGACTGATGGAATTGAGAACTCAGATTGAAGATGAAATGAAACCTTTTCTATAAAAGACATGCAGAGAATTGATTTTTTAAAACTTTCATCTCTAGGTTTTCTGGGATTATATTCTTGTGGAATATCTACAACTATGAATAATACAAAACGTCTGGGTATTCAATTGTATACGATCAGAGATTCTATCTCACAAAATCTTGAGCATTCTTTGGAAAAGCTGGCAGGTTTAGGTTTTAAAGATCTGGAAATTTATGGATACAACGGAACTTTTTTCGGTAAAAATAAAACTGAATTTTTAGATATTTTAAATAATACAGGCTTAAAAGTCATCAGCTCTCATCATCAAACCGGAGTTATCGGAAAAGGATATGGAAATCTCCTTAACAATTGGGAAAAATCTGTTGAAGATTTAGATTTTATCGGATCAAAATATATGGTTTGTTCTTATTTGGTTCCAGAAGAAAGAACTCTTGAACATTACCGAAAACTTCCTGAATTATTGGATCAATCAGGAGAATTGACTAAGCAGACCGGAATTCAGCTTGCATATCATAACCATGATTTTGAATTTCAAAAATTGGATGATCAAACTACGATCTATGATTTTATTCTGCAAAATACTTCACCAGACTTAGTAAAAATGGAATAGGATTTATACTGGATTACAAAAGCAGGACTCGATCCTGTAGATTATTTTACAAAACATCCCGGAAGATTCCCTCTGTGGCATGTGAAAGATATGAGAAAAGAAACAAAAGATTTTGCAGAAATAGGAAATGGAATCATAGATTTTGAAAGAATTTTTGAAGCAAGAAAAATGGCTGGTCTGGAATATTGGTTTCTTGAACAGGATTCCAGTGATAAAGATATTTTCGAAAGCATCAAAATGAGCCGTGATTATATAATGAAAAACAGTTTTTTTCGATAAAAATAATTTTTAGTTACGCAATAGTATGTATTTATCCGTGATTGAATTTCACCCAAAACAAAAGGTCTTCCAAAATTTGAAAGACCTTTTGTTTTAACTTTAAATTTATTAACAAGTAACCACTTGCGGACAACCGATATATTGACTGCAATATTTAGGTCCTGTAACTGCTCCTGTACAACTGCATCCGCATAATGATAAGTCCGGAGTTCCAATTTTACCAACACCTCCTACAATGTCCTTAAGATCAGAGTTGTTTAATTTTTTTGCATTTTTTAGAATTTCATTTAACATAATAATTTGGTTTAAAGTTAGTATTCAAATTTAATGATTATTATTTAATGGTACCATCAAATTTTTATTATATTTATAAATAACGTTGAAATTTTTGAAATAGTATATTTATTATCCATGAATAATCGAAATTCATTGCTAAAAAAACAAATCCTTTCAAATTGCTCTGAAAGGATTTATTATTATATAGACTGATACTTATCTTGCGATATTTACAGCTCTAGTTTCTCTGATTACAGTAACTCTTACTTGTCCAGGATACGTCAATTCGTTCTGAATTTTCTCTGAGATGTCGTACGAAAGTTGAGATGCGATTTCGTCATTCACCTTACCACTTTCCACCATTACTCTTAGTTCTCTACCAGCCTGAATTGCATAAGCACTAGAAACACCTTCAAAACTTAATGCCGCAGCTTCCAGATCTTTTAATCTTTGGATATAAGATTCTAAAACCTGACGTCTTGCTCCCGGTCTTGCTCCCGAAATTGCATCGGCAACCTGAATGATTGGAGATAATAACGACGTCATTTCTACTTCGTCGTGGTGAGCTCCAATAGCATTGATAACTTCAGGGTTTTCACCGTATTTCTCTGCCCATTGCATACCCAATAAAGCGTGAGGAAGTTCAGATTCCTGCTCAGGAACTTTACCAATATCGTGTAAAAGTCCTGCTCTTTTAGCCATTTTTACATTAAGTCCTAATTCTGCAGCCATTGTTGCAGCGATATTTGCTACTTCTCTTGAATGCTGTAATAGGTTTTGCCCATAAGAAGAACGGTATTTCATTCTACCAACAATCTTCACCAATTCAGGGTGCAAGCCGTGAATACCAAGATCAATAATAGTTCTCTTACCAACTTCAATGATCTCATCTTCAATCATTTTTTTGGTCTTTTCTACCACTTCTTCAATTCTTGCAGGGTGAATTCTACCGTCAGTTACCAATCTGTGAAGTGATAATCTTGCGATTTCTCTTCTTACAGGATCGAAACATGAAAGAAGAATGGCTTCCGGAGTATCATCAACAATGATTTCCACACCTGTCATTGCTTCCAATGCACGGATGTTTCTACCTTCTCTACCGATAATTCTACCTTTCACCTCGTCTGATTCGATATTGAAAACAGAAACTGAATTTTCAATTGCCTGCTCCGTTCCGATTCTTTGTATTGTTTGAATAACAATTTTTCTTGCTTCGCTTTTCGCATTCAGCTGAGCTTCTTCCATGATGCTTTGAACGTAAGCCTGAGCTCTTGTCTTAGCTTCTGCTTTCATGGTTTCTACCAACTCTGCCTTAGCTTCATCAGCCGTATAATTTGAGATCTTCTCCAGCATTTCAACTTTTTTAGCTGTTGCCGAGTCTAGATCCAATTGCTTTTTCTCTAAAATTTCTGTTTTTTTGGCGTAGTCAGCAATCTGTCTGTCGAGATCCTTCTCTAGTTTACCAGCCTTGCTAAGCTCGTCGTTAAGCTTATTTTCTTTGTCTTTAATTCTCTTTTCGCCTTCCTGCATTTTCCTTTCACGTACCTGAATATCTGCATCATGCTGAGATTTTAGCTCAAGAAACTTTTCTTTTGCCTGGAGATTTTTTTCTTTTTTTATCGATTCGGCTTGTACGTTGGCTTTTTCTATAAGATTTTCGGCATTCTTGGTCGCATCGTCTATAATAAATTTGCCTTTAGCATTGAGTGAACTTTTAGAAAATACCATTCCTAAAACAGCACCTATTACCAAACAAATAACGCTTATAATAATAGCGGTTGTTGTCATATATTGAGTTTTAATTGTCTAAATTTAAAATAAAAAACCTACAATAATTCAGTGATTTAGAGTAAACTCCTGATCTCCACGATTTGATCTGATTCCTTCTCTCTGTAATCTGCGTAATGCAGCACGCCATTGAAAAGACTTTCGAACATTAATTGTTTAGTGTTGAGTTTACCTTAATGTGTTAGAATTACTGTAGGCAGGTTTTCGTGGAAAAACTATTTTCCAACTTCATTCAACGTTTGATTAATTTTAGCTAATCTTTCGTTGGTTGATTTTATATTTTTTTCGTTATTAAGTGATACTACTTCTGCATTGGTTCCCAATTTCAGGGCGCACATTGCCAAAGCATCTTGTTTATCTCTCACATCGAAATTTTGCTCAAAATCTTTAATCATATTCTCAATTTGCTTCCCCACTTTGCGCAAGGTTTCTTCCTCGGCTGCGGGTACATTCAGCGGATATACTCTTCCTGCAATGTTGATGGTTATTCTCCTTACCTCCATTATAGTCCACTGTTTTGAAGCTGTGCAATACAAAAGTCTACTTCTTTTACCAATCGGTTGATATGGTTTTTCATGAGTCTGTTGTGTTCAGGATTTCCTGATATTGCTGAATACAATTTTATGTTTTTCTGTTCTTCTGCTAATACCTGATTTCTCTTTCTCTCTACATCGTATTTCAACTTCAGGTCTTCATGCTCTTTATTCAATTCTGATAACTGTTCAGATAGACTTTGATGACTTTTATGAAGATTCAAAATCTTTTTTTCCAGTTCTGAAAAATTGTTTTCTAATTCTTGAAGCATTTCAGGTTTCTAATATTCTAACTAATAGCAAAAATATGAAAATAATAAGACTAACAAAAATAAAAGTCTCTATATTTTGACTAAAAAACAAAAGGAGATGTCAAAGCATCTCCTTTCTATATTAATTTTTTGTTATATTATTCAAATTTCAACACAAACATGATTGCTCTTGTCTGTAAAGTAGAAACTGCTGCTGACCAATAAGGTGGTGTAGTAGCATTATCTGCAACCATCTCGTTATTCATAAAGAAGGTTCCTCTAATGGCCGGAGTCAATTTAAATTTATTGAAGTAAAACTGAATTCCCATCTCAGCCGACCACGCAAAATTATGCGTTGTAGATCTAAATACCTGCTGTAAATTATCATCATCAGAATCAGAATTAGATTGTAAATTAACGATATAGTTTACACCAGCTGCTACGTAAGGTCTAGAGTTATACCATCTGTCACCATGAAGTTCTAGCAACACCGGCACGTCTACCAATGTAGATTTTATATCTCTCACTCTATCTTTTTCCGTCAAAGCGATCGGTACAAAAGCAGGGTTTTGCGGATTTCCGTTTTGATAAATATCGTTAGATTGTGTGTTGAAGATCAACTGTCTTTGAGCAAACTGCAAACCTGGTTCTAATCTTACGTCTAGGTAATCATTTAATCTGAATTTTGCGATCAGACCTGCACCGAAGCTTGTGCTCGAATTAGATGTCACAAGATTTTGATTCTCATTCATTCCGTATCTAGGATTAAGTACGATACGGTAGTCTAGTAAATTACCATTTAGATAAAAACCCCAACTGAATTTTTGCTGGTCAAAATCTTCCAGCTTATCCATCCTGTTACGAGTTCTAAATTGAGCATCTGCAAAACTTGCAACGCTAACTGAGGCTAAAACCAGAGCTTTTAATAGAAATTTATTCATAGGTTATTTTGTTGCTTTATAAATTGTGGCTATACCTAAACTTAATTTTATATATTCTACTTTTTTAAATCCTGTGTCTAAAAGTATTTGTCTCATCTTTTCACCAAACGGGAAAGCGTTTACAGAATCTGGTAAATAAGTATACGCCCTGTTGTCTTTAGAAACCAATCTCCCGATTGCCGGTAATATATTTTTGAAATAAAACATATAAAACGGTCCCAAAAAACCCTCTACTTTAGAAAACTCAAGAATATAAACGCTCTTGTTTTCTTTCACTACTCTTCTCAGCTCTGCCAAACCTTTCGTAAGGTTTTCAAAGTTTCTTACTCCAAATGCAACGGAAACAGCATCAAATCTATTGTCCTCGAAAGGTAAATTTTCTGCATCGCCTTTCTGCATAGAAATTTTGCCGTCTAATTTAAGTTTTTTTATTTTAATAACGCCAACATTTAACATTTGTTGCGATAAATCTAAACCAACTACTTTTGCGTCGGTTCCTTTTTCTACAGCAATTGCCAGATCTCCTGTTCCGGTAGCCACATCAAGTACTTCCTGAGGAGCATCTTCCTTCATCATCCGTACAAGTTTGTTTCTCCACAAAACGTCTATTTTCATAGACAATGCGTGATTGAGTAAATCATACTTCGGAGCTATATTGTCGAACATATCTTCTACCTGACTCTTTTTGCTTGAGTCTGAATTGTAGGGCGTTACTTTGTTGATATCGTTTGTCAAAACTTGTAATATTCTTTATAATAATTAAGATAATCTTGTTTTCTGAAAATTTTTGATCGAGATTCTACTTTATCAATATTCTTGATCACCTGATCATATTCTTCATCTACATTGTAATAAAAGTCTTCTGTGTAAAGCTTATTAAAACGTTTGGCTCCACCAAAATATGGTTTTCCATCGATAAAGGTTTTATCCAACGCCAAAAGTAATGAATCTTTTTTAAGATTGTACCCATAATATTGACGATTAATGTAATAATCCTTATGAGCTATGTTAATAAGACCTCTTACTTTATTCACTTCAAACGCAGAATCATACAACAGTTTCTTATTTTGATCAAAAACTTTGATGGAATTTTTACCGTTGTTAAGATCAACATTAACGTATTGCCCACCTGAGATAATCCCCTCAGAGCCGTTATTGATCTTAAAATAATAAGTTTCCGGCGTAGGATTGTCTACCAGGTAATAATTTTTCTTGGCTAAAAAGAAGAAATATATTC
This region includes:
- the gcvT gene encoding glycine cleavage system aminomethyltransferase GcvT produces the protein MNKTALYDKHVSLGAKIVPFAGFDMPVQYSGVTEEHFAVREKAGLFDVSHMGQFFIEGAGAKDLLQYVTTNNVDVLENGKAQYSCLPNEDGGIVDDLIVYKMEDDKYFVVVNASNIEKDWNHISKYNTFGAKMTNASDEMSLLAVQGPKATEILQKLTETNLSEIPYYHFTVGSVAGVNDVIISNTGYTGSGGFEIYFKNENAEQLWDEILKAGKTEGMIPCGLAARDTLRLEKGFCLYGMDIDDTTSPIEAGLGWITKFDKDFLSKDIFAKQKEEGVTRKLVGFELTDKGVPRHDYAVVDAQGNVIGKVTSGTQSPMKKIGLGIAYVDKPHFKLGTEIFIQVRNKNIPAKVTKMPFV
- a CDS encoding cell division protein ZapA; the encoded protein is MEVRRITINIAGRVYPLNVPAAEEETLRKVGKQIENMIKDFEQNFDVRDKQDALAMCALKLGTNAEVVSLNNEKNIKSTNERLAKINQTLNEVGK
- a CDS encoding acyl-CoA thioesterase encodes the protein MDNKPVIFQFISEPSDVNYGGNVHGGSVMKWIDQAGYACATTWSGNYSVTVYVGGIRFYEPIKIGEIVKVEAQVIYTGSSSMHISINVFSRNIKQPIFDKKTHCIIVFVAVDENGKKLPVPKWIPVTNEEKQQEMYAKRLMELRTQIEDEMKPFL
- a CDS encoding sugar phosphate isomerase/epimerase family protein, which translates into the protein MQRIDFLKLSSLGFLGLYSCGISTTMNNTKRLGIQLYTIRDSISQNLEHSLEKLAGLGFKDLEIYGYNGTFFGKNKTEFLDILNNTGLKVISSHHQTGVIGKGYGNLLNNWEKSVEDLDFIGSKYMVCSYLVPEERTLEHYRKLPELLDQSGELTKQTGIQLAYHNHDFEFQKLDDQTTIYDFILQNTSPDLVKME
- the ubiE gene encoding bifunctional demethylmenaquinone methyltransferase/2-methoxy-6-polyprenyl-1,4-benzoquinol methylase UbiE, which translates into the protein MTNDINKVTPYNSDSSKKSQVEDMFDNIAPKYDLLNHALSMKIDVLWRNKLVRMMKEDAPQEVLDVATGTGDLAIAVEKGTDAKVVGLDLSQQMLNVGVIKIKKLKLDGKISMQKGDAENLPFEDNRFDAVSVAFGVRNFENLTKGLAELRRVVKENKSVYILEFSKVEGFLGPFYMFYFKNILPAIGRLVSKDNRAYTYLPDSVNAFPFGEKMRQILLDTGFKKVEYIKLSLGIATIYKATK
- a CDS encoding arsenate reductase family protein → MKKVFYLNSCDTCRKILAKFDLRDWEMREIKKEPITQEEVEAMHKITGSYEDLFSKKSTQIKLRELDLKTMGEDDFKELLLDHYTFLKRPVFLTDTEIFIGNDKKNIENLRAHFNGNN
- the rny gene encoding ribonuclease Y; this translates as MTTTAIIISVICLVIGAVLGMVFSKSSLNAKGKFIIDDATKNAENLIEKANVQAESIKKEKNLQAKEKFLELKSQHDADIQVRERKMQEGEKRIKDKENKLNDELSKAGKLEKDLDRQIADYAKKTEILEKKQLDLDSATAKKVEMLEKISNYTADEAKAELVETMKAEAKTRAQAYVQSIMEEAQLNAKSEARKIVIQTIQRIGTEQAIENSVSVFNIESDEVKGRIIGREGRNIRALEAMTGVEIIVDDTPEAILLSCFDPVRREIARLSLHRLVTDGRIHPARIEEVVEKTKKMIEDEIIEVGKRTIIDLGIHGLHPELVKIVGRMKYRSSYGQNLLQHSREVANIAATMAAELGLNVKMAKRAGLLHDIGKVPEQESELPHALLGMQWAEKYGENPEVINAIGAHHDEVEMTSLLSPIIQVADAISGARPGARRQVLESYIQRLKDLEAAALSFEGVSSAYAIQAGRELRVMVESGKVNDEIASQLSYDISEKIQNELTYPGQVRVTVIRETRAVNIAR
- the porT gene encoding type IX secretion/gliding motility protein PorT/SprT; the protein is MNKFLLKALVLASVSVASFADAQFRTRNRMDKLEDFDQQKFSWGFYLNGNLLDYRIVLNPRYGMNENQNLVTSNSSTSFGAGLIAKFRLNDYLDVRLEPGLQFAQRQLIFNTQSNDIYQNGNPQNPAFVPIALTEKDRVRDIKSTLVDVPVLLELHGDRWYNSRPYVAAGVNYIVNLQSNSDSDDDNLQQVFRSTTHNFAWSAEMGIQFYFNKFKLTPAIRGTFFMNNEMVADNATTPPYWSAAVSTLQTRAIMFVLKFE